One part of the Prunus persica cultivar Lovell chromosome G5, Prunus_persica_NCBIv2, whole genome shotgun sequence genome encodes these proteins:
- the LOC18777204 gene encoding uncharacterized protein LOC18777204 — protein MGTRHMEMKKSFKFCIRSLLTPCSKQEFCQAFPNFTTAEQERLHRMFIQVITSLHGNVEDEFQSVCLETQVGTALDTVEQLVEEQALDRLFSDKTNVMDVAHDLSTMKKDQIQYLTKMLETAEEQNQCLRDRVELLKKERLDVSGMANAVERLRSGSVMYGMYNSNSLHNP, from the exons ATGGGGACGAGGCATATGGAGATGAAGAAATCCTTCAAGTTCTGCATTCGTTCCCTGCTCACTCCCTGTTCTAAGCAG GAATTTTGCCAAGCATTTCCGAATTTTACAACTGCCGAGCAAGAGCGTCTTCATAGGATGTTTATTCAG GTCATCACTTCTTTGCATGGAAATGTAGAG GATGAGTTTCAGTCAGTATGCCTTGAAACACAG GTGGGAACTGCTCTTGATACTGTTGAACAACTTGTGGAAGAACAAGCTCTGGATCGTTTGTTTTCAGATAA GACTAATGTAATGGATGTTGCTCATGATCTGTCCACAATGAAGAAGGATCAAATCCAGTACTTGACAAAGATGCTGGAAACG GCTGAAGAACAGAATCAGTGTCTTCGGGATCGTGTAGAgcttttaaagaaagaaaggctaGATGTGTCGGGCATGGCAAATGCTGTTGAGCGG TTGAGAAGTGGGAGTGTAATGTATGGAATGTACAACAGCAACAGCCTCCATAATCCATGA
- the LOC18777386 gene encoding pre-mRNA-splicing factor SYF1, which produces MSISQELYPSQDDLLYEEELLRNPFSLKVWWRYLIARSESPFKKRFIIYERALKALPGSYKLWSAYLHERLELVRNLPITHFQYETLNNTFERALVTMHKMPKIWIRYLQTLTEQKLFTRTRRTFDRALCALPVTQHDGIWDPYLEFVSRKGIPIETSLRLYRRYLKYDPTHIEKFIEFLINSSLWQEAAERLASVLNDDQFYSIKGKTKHRLWLELCDLLAKHAKEVSGLNVDAIIRGGIRKFTDEVGRLWTSLADYYIRRNLHEKARDIFEEGMTTVVTVRDFSVIFDSYVGFEDSMLIHKMETADLSDEEEEEENGVEEDGNEEEVDLRLDVNLSVAELEKEMLNGFWLHDDKDVDLRLARLEHLMDRSPILANSVLLRQNPHNVEQWHQRVKLFEGNPTKQILTYTEAVRTVDPMKAVGKPHTLWVAFAKLYENHKDIANARVIFDKAVQVNYKTVDYLASLWCEWAEMELRHKNFKGALELMRLATAEPSVEVKRRVAADGNQPVQMKLQKSLRMWTFYVDLEESLGKLESTRAVYERIMDLKIATPQIIINYALLLEKHKYFEDAFKVYEKGTKIFKYPHVKDIWVTYLSKFVKRYGKKELERARQLFEDAVQAAPADAKKPLYLQFANLEEDYGLAKRAMKIYDEATKAVPNHDKLSMYEMYIARAAEIFGIPKTREIYEQAIKSGLPDKDVKTMCLKYTELEKSLGEIDRARGVYIFASQFSDPRSDVDFWNKWHEFEVQHGNEDTFREMLQIKRSVSASYSQTHFILPEYMMQKDQRLNIDEAKHKLKQAGVPEDEMAALERQLAPVAKDTTTKDSNRKVGFVSAGVESQMDKEIKVTAIHEEIKLLEESDSEDDEMVEIALKEVPSAVFGELANKRKEAEKDEGGDVAAATKDGDTHLGALERIKRLKRGG; this is translated from the coding sequence ATGTCGATCTCTCAAGAGCTTTACCCATCCCAAGACGACCTTCTTTACGAAGAAGAGCTTCTCCGAAACCCCTTTAGCCTGAAGGTATGGTGGCGTTACCTAATCGCTCGATCCGAATCTCCATTCAAGAAGCGTTTTATAATCTACGAGCGAGCACTCAAGGCCCTTCCTGGGAGCTACAAGCTTTGGTCCGCTTACCTTCACGAACGCCTCGAGCTCGTTCGCAATTTACCCATCACTCACTTCCAGTATGAAACCCTCAACAACACTTTTGAAAGAGCCCTGGTTACTATGCACAAAATGCCCAAAATTTGGATTCGGTACTTGCAAACTTTGACGGAGCAGAAGTTGTTCACTCGGACTCGCCGGACCTTCGACAGAGCGCTGTGTGCTCTTCCAGTGACGCAGCACGACGGCATTTGGGACCCGTACCTGGAGTTCGTGAGCCGAAAGGGTATTCCAATTGAGACCTCGCTTCGGCTTTATCGCAGGTATTTGAAATATGACCCTACCCATATTGAAAAATTCATTGAGTTCTTGATAAATTCTAGTCTTTGGCAAGAGGCTGCCGAGAGGCTGGCTTCAGTGTTGAATGATGACCAGTTCTATTCGATAAAGGGGAAAACGAAACATAGGCTGTGGTTGGAATTGTGTGATTTGCTTGCTAAGCACGCTAAGGAGGTGTCAGGCCTCAATGTAGATGCTATTATTAGAGGTGGGATTAGGAAATTTACAGACGAGGTGGGACGGTTGTGGACCTCACTTGCTGACTATTACATTAGGAGGAATTTGCACGAGAAAGCTAGGGATATATTTGAGGAGGGTATGACTACTGTGGTAACGGTAAGAGATTTTAGTGTAATTTTCGATTCGTATGTTGGGTTTGAAGATAGCATGCTTATCCATAAGATGGAGACTGCGGATTTGAGtgatgaagaggaggaagaagaaaatggggTAGAAGAGGATGGAAATGAGGAGGAAGTTGATCTTCGATTGGATGTTAACTTGTCTGTGGCTGAGCTTGAGAAGGAAAtgcttaatgggttttggttaCATGATGATAAGGACGTAGATTTGAGGTTGGCTCGATTGGAGCATCTTATGGATAGAAGTCCTATACTGGCTAATAGTGTTCTTTTACGACAAAATCCCCATAATGTAGAGCAGTGGCACCAAAGAGTGAAGCTCTTTGAGGGTAATCCCACAAAGCAGATACTTACTTACACAGAGGCTGTGAGGACGGTTGATCCAATGAAAGCAGTGGGAAAGCCTCATACGTTGTGGGTTGCGTTTGCTAAGTTGTACGAGAATCACAAAGATATTGCAAATGCAAGAGTGATTTTTGATAAAGCAGTTCAGGTGAACTACAAGACAGTGGATTATTTGGCTAGTCTTTGGTGTGAGTGGGCAGAAATGGAATTGAGGCATAAGAATTTCAAAGGAGCACTGGAACTAATGAGGCTGGCCACCGCAGAGCCATCCGTTGAGGTGAAACGCAGAGTGGCGGCTGATGGTAACCAACCGGTTCAGATGAAGCTGCAAAAGTCCTTGAGAATGTGGACTTTTTACGTGGATTTAGAGGAGAGCCTTGGTAAATTGGAGTCCACCCGGGCTGTTTATGAGAGGATAATGGATTTGAAGATAGCCACACCACAAATCATAATCAATTATGCATTGCTTCTGGAGAAGCATAAATACTTTGAAGATGCGTTCAAGGTGTATGAAAAAGGTACCAAAATATTTAAGTACCCACATGTCAAAGACATATGGGTTACATATCTCTCTAAATTTGTAAAGAGATATGGGAAGAAAGAACTGGAACGTGCAAGACAGCTATTTGAGGATGCTGTTCAAGCAGCGCCTGCTGATGCAAAGAAACCTTTGTATCTTCAATTTGCAAATCTGGAGGAGGATTATGGTCTAGCAAAGCGCGCTATGAAGATCTATGATGAAGCAACTAAGGCTGTTCCAAACCATGATAAATTGAGCATGTATGAAATGTACATTGCCCGTGCTGCAGAAATATTTGGCATCCCCAAAACAAGGGAAATATATGAGCAAGCAATAAAATCCGGTCTTCCAGACAAAGATGTGAAGACAATGTGTTTGAAGTATACTGAGCTTGAGAAGAGCTTGGGAGAAATTGATCGTGCTCGGggagtatatatatttgcatCACAGTTTTCGGATCCACGATCTGATGTAGATTTCTGGAACAAATGGCATGAGTTTGAGGTGCAACATGGAAATGAAGATACCTTCCGAGAGATGCTTCAAATTAAGCGAAGTGTTTCTGCAAGCTATAGCCAGACACACTTTATTCTACCCGAGTATATGATGCAAAAGGATCAGAGGTTGAACATTGATGAGGCAAAACACAAGTTGAAACAGGCTGGAGTCCCTGAAGATGAAATGGCTGCTTTAGAGAGGCAGTTGGCACCTGTGGCTAAAGACACTACCACCAAAGATAGTAACAGAAAAGTGGGCTTTGTGAGTGCTGGAGTAGAATCACAGATGGACAAAGAGATCAAAGTTACTGCAATTCATGAAGAAATTAAGCTACTGGAAGAAAGTGATTCAGAAGATGATGAAATGGTTGAAATTGCACTAAAGGAGGTCCCATCTGCTGTTTTTGGAGAGTTGGCTAACAAGAGAAAGGAGGCTGAAAAAGATGAGGGTGGAGATGTTGCTGCTGCGACCAAGGATGGTGACACCCACCTTGGCGCCCTTGAGAGAATAAAGAGGCTAAAACGAGGCGGTTGA